One stretch of Pseudomonas sp. NC02 DNA includes these proteins:
- a CDS encoding NAD(P)/FAD-dependent oxidoreductase gives MVYDVIIVGGSYAGMSAGLQLARARRKVLVVDAGQRRNRFAATSHGFLSQDGQPPELIAAEGRGQLMEYPTVTWVQDTAVEATRNQDGFVVRTRCKGEFNAKRLILATGVVDELPEVEGLKERWGKHVFHCPYCHGYELDQGRIGVLATSPLAMHHAMLLPDWGTTTLFTNGAFVPDAEQQAQLDRRGVSVESSAVRRIVGERADVELADGRMIALDGIFTLSRTRMASPLAEQLGCEFVEGPTGPYLLTNETRQTTVPGVFACGDANLAGGSVALAVGEGVRAGVGAHFSMIFN, from the coding sequence ATGGTTTACGACGTTATTATCGTCGGCGGCAGCTACGCCGGAATGTCTGCCGGGCTGCAACTGGCGCGGGCTCGGCGCAAGGTGCTGGTGGTTGACGCCGGGCAGCGGCGCAACCGGTTTGCGGCCACGTCCCACGGTTTCCTCAGCCAGGATGGCCAGCCGCCGGAGCTGATCGCTGCCGAAGGGCGAGGGCAGTTGATGGAATATCCGACGGTGACCTGGGTGCAGGACACCGCCGTTGAAGCGACTCGAAACCAGGATGGCTTCGTGGTGCGAACCCGTTGCAAGGGTGAGTTCAACGCTAAACGCTTGATTCTCGCTACCGGCGTGGTGGATGAGTTACCCGAGGTCGAGGGGTTGAAGGAGCGCTGGGGCAAGCATGTGTTCCATTGCCCGTATTGCCACGGCTATGAACTGGATCAAGGCCGCATCGGCGTGCTGGCGACGTCGCCGCTGGCCATGCATCACGCGATGCTGCTGCCGGACTGGGGCACCACCACGCTCTTTACCAACGGCGCATTTGTGCCGGATGCCGAGCAGCAGGCGCAACTGGATCGGCGCGGGGTCAGCGTCGAAAGCTCGGCGGTGCGGCGGATTGTCGGTGAGCGGGCGGATGTGGAATTGGCAGACGGGCGGATGATCGCGCTGGACGGTATTTTCACCCTGTCCCGTACGCGCATGGCCAGCCCATTGGCCGAGCAGTTGGGCTGTGAGTTTGTCGAAGGGCCGACCGGGCCCTACCTGCTGACCAACGAGACGCGCCAGACCACCGTGCCCGGTGTGTTTGCCTGCGGCGATGCCAACCTGGCCGGCGGCTCGGTGGCGCTGGCGGTCGGCGAGGGTGTGCGCGCCGGGGTGGGCGCGCACTTTTCGATGATCTTCAACTGA
- a CDS encoding Rrf2 family transcriptional regulator: MRNDTRLSRMLHVLIHMGRHEERATSETIAQMLGTNAVVVRRTLGLLKEKGYVRSEKGHQGGWMLGKPLSEITLLDIHNALGTSSIFAVGLSTDHPQCLVEQAVNAALNQAFDDAQALLLQRLGEVTLAQLADDFDERYRVAITPAPCA, translated from the coding sequence ATGAGAAACGACACCCGGCTTTCGCGCATGCTCCATGTGCTGATCCACATGGGCCGCCACGAGGAACGCGCCACCTCGGAGACCATCGCGCAGATGCTTGGTACCAACGCGGTGGTGGTACGCCGCACCCTGGGCCTGCTCAAGGAGAAAGGTTATGTGCGTTCGGAAAAAGGCCATCAGGGCGGCTGGATGCTGGGCAAGCCGCTGAGTGAAATCACCCTGCTGGACATCCACAATGCCCTTGGCACGTCGTCGATCTTTGCCGTCGGCCTGTCCACCGATCATCCGCAATGCCTGGTGGAACAGGCCGTCAATGCGGCGCTGAACCAGGCGTTTGACGATGCCCAGGCGTTGCTGCTGCAGCGTTTGGGAGAGGTGACGCTGGCACAGTTGGCGGATGATTTTGACGAGCGCTATCGGGTGGCGATAACGCCCGCACCCTGTGCGTGA
- a CDS encoding alpha/beta fold hydrolase, with protein MSRRLWAAACLLLSFSGVQAAERWETLPPTPAPIAGAKTGYAAVNGIKVYYTKTGHGSPVILLHGGLSNSDYWGNQVKALAAKHTVISLDSRGHGRSSRDENPFGYDLMADDVVAVLDSLKIPRADIVGWSDGAIIGIDLALRHPDRIGKVFAFAANTQTSGVKDGVEKNPTFAAFIERAGQEYARHSPTPKEYDAFVEQISHMWASQPNWTDAQLASIKTPILIVDGDHDEAIKREHTEYIAATIPGAGLLILPNTSHFAFLQDPTLFNAALLDFLDSK; from the coding sequence ATGTCACGTCGCTTATGGGCAGCTGCCTGCCTGCTGCTGTCCTTCTCCGGGGTTCAGGCCGCGGAACGCTGGGAAACCCTTCCGCCCACCCCGGCACCGATTGCGGGGGCCAAAACCGGCTATGCCGCCGTCAACGGCATCAAGGTCTACTACACCAAGACCGGGCATGGTTCGCCGGTGATCCTGCTGCACGGTGGCCTGTCCAATTCCGATTACTGGGGCAACCAGGTCAAGGCGCTGGCCGCCAAACACACGGTCATCAGCCTCGACAGCCGTGGCCACGGGCGCAGTTCCCGGGACGAGAACCCCTTCGGTTACGACTTGATGGCCGATGATGTGGTCGCCGTACTCGACAGCCTGAAAATCCCCCGCGCCGATATCGTCGGCTGGAGCGACGGCGCAATCATCGGTATTGATCTCGCCCTGCGCCACCCCGACCGTATCGGCAAGGTGTTCGCCTTTGCCGCCAACACCCAGACGTCCGGGGTCAAGGATGGCGTAGAGAAAAACCCGACCTTCGCCGCCTTCATCGAACGCGCCGGCCAGGAGTACGCCAGGCACTCGCCGACGCCAAAAGAGTACGACGCCTTCGTCGAGCAGATCAGCCATATGTGGGCCAGCCAACCCAACTGGACCGACGCGCAACTGGCGTCCATCAAGACTCCGATCCTGATTGTCGACGGCGACCACGATGAGGCGATCAAGCGAGAACACACCGAATACATCGCGGCGACCATTCCGGGAGCGGGCCTGCTGATTCTGCCGAACACCAGCCACTTCGCATTCCTGCAGGACCCGACGCTGTTCAATGCCGCGCTGCTGGACTTCCTGGACAGCAAATAG
- a CDS encoding TonB-dependent siderophore receptor, giving the protein MSQPVRFTLRPLALAVTATLLCLGALDAQAAESPSTQETARHYTIAAGSLVNVLNSFAEQSGIFFAGHNSLASGKTSPGLNGSYTPASGLQRLLQGSGLQAVPQGNNGYVLELVPANTGALELGATTISGEGLGATTEDTHSYTTGAMASATGLALSMRETPQSVTVITRQQMDDQGSTSIADTLRRAPGVSVQNYDSERWEFSSRGLPITNFQYDGVNSTYDGVYDYGTTSTDMAVYDRLEIIKGSAGLMSGSGDPSATVNLIRKKPTRDFKASVTQTFGSWDNYRTEGDISGPLTDSGNVRGRFVGVYQDRQSYLDHYQNTKDIAYGILEADLTPDTLLTFGIDQQDTRSRGASWTGFPMYFSNGSRTDFSRSFNPAADWSRRDFQNQTLFASVQQKLANDWSLKVSLDRKRSQHDTLLASASGGNPDPVTGDGMYMFMGKYKGDQVQNTLDINLNGPFSLFGREHELIMGFMATRSKQDVPVYGSIYPPVGGSIYDWRGEYPKPDIPRSGQNDIVQRQTGAYLATRLRPTDDLSVILGTRVSNFSGTDNTDFYDPTKADNRFTYRQTGVVTPYAGIVYDLNDIWSVYTSYTKIYKPQNSKDADRKLLDPIEGDTYEAGLKAAFFDGRLNASFAAFRIEQDNVAQYVSGFETDSVYRPIAGATTKGFEVELAGEVLDGWNVSAGYTYQHSRDANGDYVYGSVLQTTTPQQVVRLFNTYRLPGALENLTVGGGVNWQSEFFGNVFQPDPNDSVNFGHNSRITQNSYFLVDVMARYRFNEHLSTTLNVKNLFDKKYYTGLGNFGTGFYGEPRSLQLATRWDF; this is encoded by the coding sequence ATGTCGCAACCCGTTCGCTTCACTTTGCGCCCGCTGGCGCTGGCCGTTACTGCTACCCTGTTGTGCCTGGGCGCGCTCGACGCGCAAGCCGCCGAGTCGCCGTCGACTCAGGAAACGGCCCGCCACTACACCATCGCCGCGGGTTCGTTGGTCAACGTGCTGAACAGCTTCGCCGAGCAGTCCGGGATCTTTTTCGCCGGCCACAACAGCCTGGCCAGCGGCAAAACCAGCCCGGGCCTCAACGGCAGCTACACCCCGGCCAGCGGTTTGCAACGGCTGTTGCAAGGCAGCGGCTTGCAGGCCGTGCCCCAGGGCAACAACGGCTACGTGCTGGAGTTGGTCCCGGCCAACACCGGCGCCCTGGAACTGGGCGCCACCACCATCTCCGGCGAAGGCCTGGGCGCCACCACCGAAGATACGCACTCCTACACCACCGGCGCCATGGCTTCGGCCACCGGCCTGGCGCTGTCGATGCGCGAGACGCCGCAGTCGGTAACAGTGATCACCCGCCAACAAATGGACGACCAAGGCTCTACCAGCATCGCCGACACCCTGCGCCGTGCGCCCGGTGTGAGCGTGCAGAATTACGACAGCGAACGCTGGGAGTTTTCCAGCCGCGGCCTGCCGATCACCAACTTCCAGTACGACGGGGTCAACTCCACCTACGACGGCGTGTATGACTACGGCACCACCAGCACCGACATGGCGGTGTATGACCGCCTGGAAATCATCAAGGGCTCAGCCGGCCTGATGTCCGGCTCCGGCGATCCTTCGGCCACGGTCAACCTGATTCGCAAAAAGCCCACCCGGGACTTCAAGGCGTCGGTCACGCAGACCTTCGGCTCGTGGGACAACTACCGCACCGAAGGCGATATTTCCGGGCCTTTGACCGACTCCGGCAACGTGCGCGGGCGCTTCGTCGGCGTGTATCAGGATCGCCAGTCGTACCTGGACCACTACCAGAACACCAAGGATATCGCCTACGGCATCCTCGAAGCCGACCTGACGCCGGACACCCTGCTGACCTTCGGCATCGACCAGCAGGACACCCGCTCCCGTGGCGCCAGCTGGACCGGCTTCCCGATGTACTTCAGCAACGGTTCACGCACCGACTTCTCGCGGTCCTTCAACCCGGCCGCCGACTGGAGCCGCCGCGACTTCCAGAACCAGACCCTGTTTGCCTCGGTGCAACAAAAGCTCGCGAACGACTGGTCGCTGAAAGTCAGCCTTGACCGCAAGCGCAGCCAGCACGATACCCTGCTCGCCTCCGCCAGCGGCGGCAACCCGGACCCGGTCACGGGCGACGGGATGTACATGTTCATGGGCAAATACAAGGGTGACCAGGTGCAAAACACCCTGGACATCAACCTCAATGGCCCCTTCAGCCTGTTCGGGCGCGAGCATGAATTGATCATGGGTTTCATGGCCACCCGCTCGAAGCAGGACGTGCCGGTGTACGGCTCGATCTACCCGCCCGTGGGCGGCAGCATTTACGACTGGCGCGGCGAATACCCGAAGCCTGACATTCCCCGCAGCGGCCAGAACGACATCGTGCAACGCCAGACCGGCGCGTACCTGGCCACGCGTTTGAGACCCACCGATGACCTGTCGGTGATCCTGGGTACCCGCGTCAGCAACTTCAGCGGCACCGACAACACCGACTTCTACGACCCGACCAAGGCCGACAACCGTTTCACATACCGCCAGACCGGCGTCGTCACGCCCTATGCCGGTATCGTCTACGACCTGAATGACATCTGGTCGGTGTACACCAGCTACACAAAGATCTACAAACCGCAAAACAGCAAGGACGCCGACCGCAAGTTGCTTGATCCGATTGAAGGCGACACCTACGAAGCCGGGCTCAAGGCAGCATTTTTCGACGGCCGCCTGAACGCCAGCTTCGCCGCATTCCGCATCGAACAGGACAACGTTGCGCAGTACGTTTCCGGGTTTGAGACCGACTCGGTGTATCGCCCGATTGCCGGCGCCACCACCAAGGGCTTTGAAGTCGAACTGGCCGGTGAAGTGCTGGACGGCTGGAACGTCTCGGCAGGCTACACCTACCAGCACAGCCGTGACGCCAACGGCGATTACGTCTACGGCTCCGTGCTGCAAACCACCACGCCCCAGCAAGTGGTGCGGTTGTTCAACACCTATCGCCTGCCCGGCGCCCTGGAGAACCTGACCGTGGGCGGCGGCGTGAATTGGCAGAGCGAGTTCTTCGGCAATGTGTTCCAGCCCGATCCCAACGACTCGGTGAATTTCGGCCACAACTCACGCATTACCCAGAACAGCTACTTCCTGGTGGACGTCATGGCGCGCTACCGCTTCAACGAGCACCTGAGCACCACGTTGAACGTGAAAAACCTGTTCGACAAAAAGTACTACACCGGCCTGGGCAACTTCGGTACCGGCTTCTACGGCGAGCCGCGCAGCCTGCAATTGGCGACCCGCTGGGATTTTTGA
- a CDS encoding FecR domain-containing protein encodes MNSPGKLSHASLEQAAQWYVRLQDQPEAAQHWQAWLGQSPEHQAAWGYVERVSQRFAPLAEQSHSASRALRSSRRQTLKTLLVLCAGSTLAWGTWRNTALPRLVGGWSADYATAGGETREALLDDGSRLWLNALSALDVRFDRVQRLLHLRFGEVLIETAKDPNRPFLVETQQGRLRALGTRFSVLQDGDSTVLNVFEGRVEVRTAASRQQRIIEAGQQVAFTRDGFNLHSPASATREAWSRGVLLADNLPLGQLVAELNRFRPGHLGCDPAVAQLPVMGSFPLKDSDHALRLLQAALPIQVDTLMPWWVTVRPKHPGT; translated from the coding sequence GTGAACAGCCCCGGAAAGCTCAGCCATGCCAGCCTTGAGCAAGCGGCCCAATGGTACGTACGCCTGCAGGATCAGCCAGAGGCTGCCCAGCACTGGCAGGCATGGCTCGGGCAAAGTCCGGAACACCAGGCCGCCTGGGGCTATGTAGAACGGGTCAGCCAACGCTTTGCGCCGTTGGCCGAGCAATCCCACAGCGCCAGCCGTGCGTTGCGCAGCTCTCGGCGCCAGACGCTCAAGACCCTGCTGGTGCTGTGTGCCGGTTCAACGCTGGCCTGGGGCACCTGGCGCAACACCGCCCTGCCCCGGTTGGTGGGAGGCTGGAGTGCGGATTACGCAACCGCCGGCGGTGAAACCCGCGAAGCGCTGCTGGACGATGGCAGTCGCCTGTGGTTGAACGCCTTGAGCGCCCTGGATGTACGTTTTGACCGGGTCCAGCGCTTGCTGCACCTGCGTTTCGGCGAAGTGCTGATCGAGACCGCCAAGGACCCGAACCGCCCGTTCCTGGTGGAGACCCAACAGGGCCGCCTGCGCGCCCTGGGCACCCGCTTCAGCGTGTTGCAGGACGGCGACAGCACCGTGCTCAATGTGTTTGAAGGTCGGGTCGAAGTGCGCACCGCCGCCAGCCGGCAACAACGAATCATCGAGGCCGGGCAACAAGTGGCCTTCACCCGCGATGGGTTCAATCTCCATTCACCCGCATCCGCCACCCGTGAGGCCTGGAGCCGTGGCGTACTGCTGGCCGACAACCTGCCGCTTGGCCAACTGGTCGCCGAACTCAATCGTTTTCGCCCCGGCCACCTGGGCTGTGATCCAGCCGTGGCGCAATTGCCGGTAATGGGTTCGTTCCCCCTCAAAGACAGCGACCACGCACTGCGCCTGCTACAGGCCGCGCTGCCGATTCAGGTCGACACGCTCATGCCGTGGTGGGTCACGGTCAGGCCCAAACACCCAGGCACATAA
- a CDS encoding FadR/GntR family transcriptional regulator, giving the protein MQNPSSAPHRKRSPGLAHDIVTALTQQILLGQMAPGEKLPSESAIVGEYGVSRTVVREALSKLQAAGLVETRHGVGTFVLERDERHGLHLTHDTAASVRGILELRMGLETQAAALAALRRTDEQLQQMRQALDDYQDSLANNDSAVEPDVRFHRLIAQATGNTYFTDVIYHLGHSVIPRTRINAEERGDADLMELGRLANLEHEAILKAIRRQDPDAARAAMLLHLSNSLERMTGE; this is encoded by the coding sequence ATGCAAAACCCCAGCTCGGCACCTCATCGCAAGCGCTCCCCGGGCCTTGCCCACGACATCGTCACCGCGTTGACCCAGCAGATTCTCCTGGGACAGATGGCGCCGGGTGAGAAGCTGCCATCCGAGTCCGCTATCGTGGGCGAGTACGGCGTCAGTCGCACGGTGGTGCGCGAAGCGCTTTCCAAATTGCAGGCCGCCGGGCTGGTGGAAACCCGCCACGGTGTCGGCACCTTTGTGCTGGAGCGCGACGAGCGCCACGGCCTGCACCTGACCCACGACACCGCCGCCAGCGTGCGCGGCATTCTTGAACTGCGCATGGGCCTGGAAACCCAGGCAGCCGCCCTGGCGGCCTTGCGCCGTACCGATGAACAACTGCAGCAGATGCGCCAGGCACTGGATGATTACCAGGACTCGCTGGCCAACAACGACAGTGCCGTTGAGCCTGACGTGCGCTTCCATCGCCTGATCGCCCAGGCCACTGGCAATACCTATTTCACCGACGTGATTTATCACCTGGGCCACTCGGTAATCCCACGCACCCGGATCAATGCCGAGGAACGCGGCGACGCGGACCTGATGGAGCTGGGGCGCCTGGCGAACCTTGAGCACGAGGCGATCCTGAAAGCCATCCGCCGCCAGGACCCGGACGCGGCCCGGGCCGCCATGCTGTTGCACTTGAGCAACAGCCTGGAGCGGATGACAGGAGAGTAG
- a CDS encoding MFS transporter, which produces MTPSSPATAAPATDPVLARAIKKVKSHVLPLFVIMFIVNYIDRVNIGFVRTHMEHDLGIGAAAYGFGAGLFFIGYALFEVPSNMLLQKVGARIWLTRIMFTWGITATLMAFIQNETHFYILRFLLGVAEAGFFPGVIYYFTRWLPGVERGKAIAIFLSGSALASLISGPLSGVLLQITGLGLHGWQWMYIIEGMASVLLCFFVWFWLDSKPHDAKWLSLEEKDALVGEIDREQRERDAATTVKPTLGKLLKDRQIMLFCALYFCIQLTIYAATFWLPSIIKKMGDLSDIQVGFYNSIPWLISIIAMYAFAALAGKFKFQQAWVAAALLIAAVGMFLSTTGGPIFAFIAICFAAIGFKSASSLFWPIPQGYLDARIAAAVIALINSIGNLGGFVAPTTFGFLEQTTGSIQGGLYGLAGTSILAAILVFFARTLPGPTTSSVLQPAPVLSK; this is translated from the coding sequence GTGACCCCTTCCAGCCCTGCGACAGCTGCGCCTGCCACCGACCCGGTCCTGGCCCGCGCGATCAAGAAGGTGAAGAGCCATGTGCTCCCACTGTTCGTGATCATGTTCATCGTCAACTACATCGACCGCGTCAACATCGGCTTTGTGCGTACCCATATGGAGCACGACCTGGGCATTGGTGCGGCCGCCTACGGCTTCGGCGCCGGGTTGTTTTTCATCGGCTACGCGCTGTTCGAAGTGCCGTCCAACATGCTCCTGCAAAAAGTCGGCGCGCGCATCTGGCTGACCCGCATCATGTTCACCTGGGGCATCACCGCCACATTGATGGCCTTTATCCAGAACGAAACCCACTTCTACATCCTGCGCTTTCTGCTGGGCGTGGCCGAAGCCGGCTTCTTTCCCGGGGTGATCTACTACTTCACCCGCTGGCTGCCCGGCGTCGAACGCGGCAAGGCGATTGCAATCTTCCTCAGCGGCTCGGCCCTCGCCTCGCTGATCTCCGGCCCCTTGTCCGGCGTGCTGCTGCAAATCACCGGGCTGGGCCTGCATGGCTGGCAGTGGATGTACATCATCGAAGGCATGGCGTCGGTGCTGCTGTGCTTTTTCGTGTGGTTCTGGCTGGACTCCAAACCCCACGACGCCAAGTGGCTCAGCCTTGAAGAAAAGGATGCGCTGGTGGGCGAGATCGACCGCGAACAGCGCGAGCGTGACGCCGCCACCACGGTCAAGCCGACCCTGGGCAAGCTGCTCAAGGACCGTCAGATCATGCTGTTCTGCGCCCTGTACTTCTGCATCCAACTGACGATCTATGCCGCCACTTTCTGGTTGCCGAGCATCATTAAAAAGATGGGCGACCTGAGCGACATCCAGGTGGGTTTCTACAACTCCATCCCGTGGTTGATCTCGATCATCGCGATGTACGCCTTCGCGGCACTGGCGGGCAAATTCAAGTTCCAGCAAGCCTGGGTCGCTGCGGCACTGTTGATCGCCGCCGTGGGCATGTTCCTCTCCACTACCGGCGGGCCGATCTTTGCCTTTATCGCCATCTGCTTCGCGGCGATCGGCTTCAAGTCGGCGTCCTCGCTGTTCTGGCCGATTCCCCAGGGTTACCTGGATGCACGCATCGCCGCAGCGGTGATCGCATTGATCAACTCCATCGGCAACCTCGGCGGGTTTGTCGCGCCCACCACCTTTGGTTTCCTGGAACAGACCACCGGCTCGATCCAGGGCGGTTTGTATGGCCTGGCGGGCACTTCGATCCTTGCGGCCATCCTGGTGTTTTTCGCCAGGACACTGCCCGGCCCGACCACCAGCAGCGTGCTGCAACCCGCCCCCGTCTTGAGCAAATAA
- a CDS encoding AraC family transcriptional regulator, translated as MRSPLEPTAPSFWRDERLPFIEARTIADGRKVCYTRHAHEHFSIGAITAGQSLYIHGASTFKISTGTVVLMNPGDVHACNPIDDLPWSYHMLYIDTAWLTDLQHQLGFSKDQDFRPFTATHTTDVALYRGLNELYEVLVDNHAEHLHKQSAVVSFFTEVQQRLNPSETPVREVNHKLERAADYIREHCTEALKLEDICQAAELSPSYLIRAFKQYYGMTPHAFLVNRRIQFARTQLRSGQLIADVALAAGFSDQAHFQRTFKQHLAATPGQYRG; from the coding sequence ATGCGATCGCCCCTCGAACCGACTGCCCCGTCCTTCTGGCGCGACGAACGCCTGCCGTTCATTGAGGCTCGCACCATCGCCGACGGGCGGAAGGTCTGCTACACCCGCCACGCCCACGAGCACTTTTCCATCGGCGCGATCACGGCCGGGCAGAGCCTGTACATCCATGGGGCATCGACCTTCAAGATCAGCACCGGCACCGTGGTCTTGATGAATCCCGGGGATGTCCACGCCTGCAACCCCATTGATGATCTGCCCTGGTCCTATCACATGCTGTATATCGATACGGCCTGGCTGACCGACCTGCAGCACCAGTTGGGTTTCAGCAAGGACCAGGATTTTCGACCGTTCACCGCCACCCACACCACGGATGTCGCGCTGTACCGCGGGCTGAACGAGCTGTATGAGGTGCTGGTGGACAACCACGCCGAACACCTGCACAAGCAGAGTGCGGTGGTGAGTTTTTTCACCGAGGTGCAACAACGCCTCAACCCGTCGGAGACCCCGGTGCGCGAGGTCAATCACAAGCTGGAGCGGGCCGCCGACTATATCCGCGAACATTGCACCGAGGCCCTGAAGCTCGAAGACATTTGCCAGGCGGCTGAACTGTCGCCGTCGTACCTGATTCGTGCGTTCAAGCAGTATTACGGCATGACGCCCCACGCATTCCTGGTCAATCGCCGTATTCAGTTTGCCCGCACCCAGTTGCGCAGCGGCCAGTTGATCGCCGACGTCGCACTGGCGGCCGGCTTTTCTGATCAGGCGCATTTCCAGCGCACGTTCAAACAGCACCTGGCGGCGACGCCCGGGCAATATCGCGGCTGA
- a CDS encoding LysE family translocator → MSLIISMAAFALATSITPGPVNVVAISSGARFGFAASQKHVAGAALGFTLLLVLIGLGLHEVLVRWPLLTQLIQWGGVAFLLYMAWKLAVDDGRLDAEGTAAAPSMLYGAIMQWLNPKAWLACVAGMGLFVADGDAQQVWLFATIYLVICYLSVACWAYAGTFLRRYLSNPQGMRLFNRSMAALLVASVGYLLLA, encoded by the coding sequence ATGAGCTTGATCATTTCCATGGCCGCTTTCGCTTTGGCCACTTCCATCACGCCGGGACCGGTGAATGTGGTGGCCATCAGTTCGGGGGCGCGCTTTGGGTTTGCCGCCAGTCAAAAGCACGTGGCTGGAGCCGCGTTGGGATTCACCTTGCTGCTGGTGTTGATCGGCCTGGGGCTGCATGAGGTGCTGGTGCGCTGGCCGCTGCTGACCCAACTGATTCAATGGGGCGGGGTGGCGTTCCTGTTGTACATGGCCTGGAAGCTGGCAGTGGACGATGGGCGCCTGGACGCTGAAGGCACGGCCGCGGCGCCGTCGATGCTCTATGGGGCGATCATGCAATGGCTCAACCCCAAGGCCTGGCTGGCGTGTGTGGCAGGCATGGGGCTGTTTGTCGCCGATGGTGATGCGCAGCAAGTCTGGCTGTTTGCGACGATCTACCTGGTGATCTGCTACCTGTCGGTGGCGTGCTGGGCGTACGCCGGGACGTTCCTGCGCCGCTACCTGAGCAACCCCCAGGGCATGCGCCTGTTCAATCGCTCGATGGCCGCCTTGTTGGTGGCCAGCGTGGGGTATCTGCTGCTGGCCTGA
- the gudD gene encoding glucarate dehydratase yields the protein MNTEHQHHANSAPVVTGLQVIPVAGHDSMLLNLSGAHGPFFTRNIVILTDSAGRTGVGEVPGGERIRETLEDARSLVIGKPIGQYQSILNAMRQTFAARDSAGRGLQTFDLRITIHAVTAMEAALLDLLGQFLEVPVAALLGEGQQRDAVKMLGYLFYIGDRQQTDLAYRSEDDAEDWFRLRHEQAMTPEAIVRLAEAAKAQYGFNDFKLKGGVLRGGDEIEAVTALAERFPDARITLDPNGAWSLKEAIALCRDQHHVLAYAEDPCGAENGYSGREVMAEFRRATGLPTATNMIATDWREMGHAIQLQSVDIPLADPHFWTMQGSVRVAQMCHEWGLTWGSHSNNHFDISLAMFTQVAAAAPGEITAIDTHWIWQDGQRLTKAPLKIVDGHIKVPAKPGLGVDIDMDAVAHAHELYKGMGLGARNDSVAMQFMIPGWTFDNKRPCLVR from the coding sequence ATGAACACAGAACACCAGCACCACGCCAACAGCGCCCCGGTCGTTACCGGCCTGCAAGTCATCCCGGTGGCCGGCCACGACAGCATGCTGCTCAACCTCAGCGGTGCCCACGGGCCGTTTTTCACGCGCAACATCGTGATCCTTACCGACAGCGCCGGCCGTACCGGCGTCGGTGAGGTACCCGGCGGCGAACGCATCCGCGAGACCCTGGAAGACGCCCGCAGCCTGGTGATCGGCAAGCCCATCGGCCAGTACCAGAGCATTCTCAATGCCATGCGCCAGACCTTCGCCGCGCGGGATTCGGCGGGCCGGGGTTTGCAGACGTTTGACCTGCGCATCACCATCCATGCCGTCACGGCGATGGAAGCGGCACTCCTGGATTTGCTCGGCCAGTTCCTCGAAGTCCCGGTGGCGGCCCTTCTCGGCGAAGGCCAGCAGCGCGACGCGGTGAAGATGCTCGGCTACCTGTTCTACATCGGTGATCGCCAGCAGACCGACCTGGCCTATCGCAGTGAAGACGATGCCGAAGACTGGTTCCGCCTGCGTCATGAACAGGCCATGACGCCCGAAGCCATCGTGCGTCTGGCAGAGGCGGCCAAGGCGCAATACGGCTTCAATGACTTCAAGCTCAAAGGCGGCGTACTGCGCGGCGGCGACGAAATCGAGGCGGTGACTGCACTGGCCGAACGCTTCCCCGATGCGCGCATCACCCTGGACCCCAACGGCGCCTGGTCACTGAAAGAAGCCATCGCCCTGTGCCGCGACCAGCATCATGTGCTGGCCTATGCCGAAGACCCTTGCGGCGCGGAAAACGGTTACTCCGGGCGCGAAGTCATGGCCGAATTCCGCCGTGCCACCGGGCTGCCCACCGCCACCAACATGATCGCCACCGACTGGCGTGAAATGGGGCATGCGATCCAGTTGCAGTCCGTGGATATTCCCCTGGCCGACCCGCACTTCTGGACCATGCAGGGCTCGGTGCGCGTGGCGCAGATGTGCCACGAATGGGGCCTGACCTGGGGCTCGCACTCCAATAATCACTTCGACATTTCCCTGGCGATGTTCACCCAGGTGGCCGCCGCCGCGCCGGGGGAAATCACGGCCATCGACACCCACTGGATCTGGCAGGACGGCCAGCGGTTGACCAAGGCTCCGCTGAAGATTGTCGACGGCCACATCAAGGTGCCGGCCAAACCGGGCCTGGGCGTGGACATCGACATGGACGCCGTGGCCCACGCCCATGAACTGTACAAAGGCATGGGCCTGGGTGCGCGCAATGACAGCGTGGCGATGCAGTTCATGATTCCGGGCTGGACGTTCGATAACAAGCGGCCGTGCCTGGTGCGCTGA